GTGGGACCCCCACGGGTTGCTTGGAGGGGTCCCGGGCTGTCATCCCCCCCTCTTTTTTGACACTTTTGGGGCCGTGCAGGCGACGAATGCAAggctgggcagtgctgtgggtgccaggcACCGATCATGCAGGCATTGCCACCCAGGTGAGCATTGTGTCCCCAAACATCCCCAAGTGGTGGTGAAACGACGGGCTGTGATATCCCTAAACGTCCCCCAAATGTCCCCAGGTGGTGGTGGAGAAGTGGCTGTGGCAACAGCGGGGTGTGCGACGTCAGGATCTGTCCCGTTCTGAGTTTTTGGATGAGGTCTGGGCTTGGAAGGAGAGGTGAGGatgtggggacacagtggggacacGAGGAGGAAGGGAATGGGAGGAAAATGGGGGCTGGAAGGGGGCGGGATGTGGGTTGGAGACATGGGACGTGGGTTGGGGACAACAGAAGGGTGTTAGGAAGGAGTTGGGGACACAAAAGGTGGGTTGGGAACACCAGGAGGATGTTAGGAAGGGGTTGGGGACACCAGAAGGGTGTTAGGAAGGGTTGGGGACATAAAACATGGGTTGGGGACACCAGGAGGGTGTGAGGAAGGAGTTGGGGACGCCTTGGGGACTCGTCACCCCCAGGCACGGTGACGAAATCCTGCGCCAGCTGCGCGCCCTGGGAGCCTCACTGGACTGGAGCCGCTGCGCCTTCACCATGGACCCCGTCGAGCCCTCGTGTCCCCTCCCTATCCCCACGGGGCCACCAGTGAGGGTGGCATGTGTCCCTACAGtgtccccacggtgtccccagGGCTTCTCCAGGGCGGTGACGGAGGCGTTCGTACGGCTGCACCGCGCTGGGTTGGTGCGACGCGATCGACGTTTGGTCAACTGGTCGTGCGCCCTGCGCTCTGCTGTGGCTGATGTGGAGGTGACcttgtccccaaagtgtccccaacGTGTGTCCCAGGACGTGTCCCTAACGTCTATGTGGCTACAGGTGGAACCACGACCCCTGGTTGGCCCCACGGAGCTGCGTGTCCCTGGCTGTCCCCATGCCGTCACCTTCGGTGTCCTCGTCACCTTCGCCTACCCCGTGGAGGGGGATGATGGTGAGAGGTGTCCTCTTTGGTGTCCCCTGGTGTCCTGCGTGCACCCATCTTCCTCCTACAAGTCCCCACTGTGCCCTCAAAGTGTCCCTTTGTGGCCCTTGGTCGTCCCCATTTCGTCGTCCTTTGGTGTCCACATCTCTTGAGGTGTCCTCTTTGTTGTCCCCTGGTGTCCGTTACATGCATCCGCTTTTTCTACatgtccccactgtgtccccactcGTGTCCTTTGGGGTCCCTTTGTGTCCCCGTTTGTGTCCCCACCCCTTGAGGTGCCCAACTGGGATCCTTTGGTGTCCCCATCTCTTGGGATGTCCCCTTTGGGGCGTCCCCTTGGTGTCCCCTGATGCCCTGCACACACCCATCTCCTCCTTCGCATCCCCACCGTGTCCTCAACGCGTCCCTTGGTGTCCCCAACGACATCCCACGTCCCTCGCCACCTTCTCCTTTGTGTCCCCACCGTCACCCCTGGTTGTCCCCAGGCCTGGAGCTCCCGGTGGCCACCACACGTCCTGAGACAATGCTGGGGGACGTGGCCGTGGCCGTGCACCCCATGGACCCCCGATACCAGGTATGGGGTGGGAGGAGCCTATGGGGGTGGGTGTGGTTCCTTTTTTAGGGGGCGGGGCTTGCGCTGACTCcaccccttccctcctccagcacctccatggcCGCCATCTCCGTCACCCCTTCActgggcagctgctgcctgttGTCACCGACCCCACGGTGGAGCCCACGAGGGGCACCGGTATGGGGACAGCGGGGCCGTGGTGACAGCGGGGTGGTTGACAATGGGGTGGTGACGGTGGGATGACAGTAGGGTGGTTGACACCGGGATGATGGGTGACGATGGGGTGAGGGTGACAGGAGGTGGCCGTGGGGGTGATGTGGCAGCCGTGGGTGCGTCACCACACGTCCTGTTCCTGCTCCAGGGGCAGTGAAGGTGACACCAGGACACAGTCACCCCGACCTGGCCCTGGCACGTGCCCACGGGCTGCCTCTGCTCTCCGTCATCGGGGATGATGGCACCATGTGTCCCCCCGGCGGGGGGTGGCTCCAGGTACCGCGTCCCTTTGGTGTCCCCTCAGTGTCACCTCTGTCCCCTTTGCCTTTGTTCCTTGTCTGCGGGGCTGGGTGCCACCTCCTGTTGTCCTCCCCTTCCTCGCGTCCCCAGATTGGGTCTCAAAACCGCGTCCCTTGTCACCTCCTGATGTTCCTTCCATTTCCAGTCCCCACATTTGTTCCCCCTCTGTCCCCATGGctcctcctgtccccatccGTGTCCCCAACCCCGTCCCCATGGCCCTTGCTGTCTCCATCTGggtccccaaccccatccccatGTCCTCTTCTGTCCacatgtccccatccctgtgtcccctgctgtccccaaccctgtccccatgtcccctgcTGTCCCCAACAACATCCTCAACCCCATCCCCACATCTTCTCCAGTCCCCACGTCTCCATTTTCACATCCCCATTTCCATGTCCCCACCTCCCCCACTGTCtccatccccatgtcccaaACCCCGTCCCCGTGTCCCCTGCTGTCCCCAACAACGTCCCCAGCCCTGTCCCTACAtccccagccctgtccccacgtcccctgCTGTCGCCAACCCCATCCCTGTGTCCCTTCCTATCCCCACATTCCCATCCCTATGTCCCCCAcgtccccaaccccatccccacGTCCCTTCCTGTCCCCAACCCTATCCCTATGTCCCCTGCTGTCCCCAACAAacgtccccatccccacccccagGGCGTCCACCGCTTCGTGGCGAGGNNNNNNNNNNNNNNNNNNNNNNNNNNNNNNNNNNNNNNNNNNNNNNNNNNNNNNNNNNNNNNNNNNNNNNNNNNNNNNNNNNNNNNNNNNNNNNNNNNNNNNNNNNNNNNNNNNNNNNNNNNNNNNNNNNNNNNNNNNNNNNNNNNNNNNNNNNNNNNNNNNNNNNNNNNNNNNNNNNNNNNNNNNNNNNNNNNNNNNNNNNNNNNNNNNNNNNNNNNNNNNNNNNNNNNNNNNNNNNNNNNNNNNNNNNNNNNNNNNNNNNNNNNNNNNNNNNNNNNNNNNNNNNNNNNNNNNNNNNNNNNNNNNNNNNNNNNNNNNNNNNNNNNNNNNNNNNNNNNNNNNNNNNNNNNNNNNNNNNNNNNNNNNNNNNNNNNNNNNNNNNNNNNNNNNNNNNNNNNNNNNNNNNNNNNNNNNNNNNNNNNNNNNNNNNNNNNNNNNNNNNNNNNNNNNNNNNNNNNNNNNNNNNNNNNNNNNNNNNNNNNNNNNNNNNNNNNNNNNNNNNNNNNNNNNNNNNNNNNNNNNNNNNNNNNNNNNNNNNNNNNNNNNNNNNNNNNNNNNNNNNNNNNNNNNNNNNNNNNNNNNNNNNNNNNNNNNNNNNNNNNNNNNNNNNNNNNNNNNNNNNNNNNNNNNNNNNNNNNNNNNNNNNNNNNNNNNNNNNNNNNNNNNNNNNNNNNNNNNNNNNNNNNNNNNNNNNNNNNNNNNNNNNNNNNNNNNNNNNNNNNNNNNNNNNNNNNNNNNNNNNNNNNNNNNNNNNNNNNNNNNNNNNNNNNNNNNNNNNNNNNNNNNNNNNNNNNNNNNNNNNNNNNNNNNNNNNNNNNNNNNNNNNNNNNNNNNNNNNNNNNNNNNNNNNNNNNNNNNNNNNNNNNNNNNNNNNNNNNNNNNNNNNNNNNNNNNNNNNNNNNNNNNNNNNNNNNNNNNNNNNNNNNNNNNNNNNNNNNNNNNNNNNNNNNNNNNNNNNNNNNNNNNNNNNNNNNNNNNNNNNNNNNNNNNNNNNNNNNNNNNNNNNNNNNNNNNNNNNNNNNNNNNNNNNNNNNNNNNNNNNNNNNNNNNNNNNNNNNNNNNNNNNNNNNNNNNNNNNNNNNNNNNNNNNNNNNNNNNNNNNNNNNNNNNNNNAAtccttaaaaaaatgtttaggtCTCCCCCAAATCTCTAAAATCATGAAACAGCATCCCCAAAATTCATATGAAGTAACCCTGAAATGCCCTTGGGGGATGGATGAGGGGTCCCTTCCCCCCCTGCTGACCCCACcgcccccccccccacccccagggATTGGTGCCTCTCTCGACAGCTGTGGTGGGGGCAACCGGGTGCCTGCCTACAAAGTGGGGTTTGTAGGCAGTGACCCCCCGACACGGGGCTCTGGGTGGTGGCACGCAGTGAGGACGAAGCCCAGGATGAGGCTGCCCGCCTCTGCCATGCCCCCCCGGGGACATAGAGCTGCAACAAGGTGAGTGGGGGGTCCAAAATCCTCATTTCACCCCCCCCAACATCTCCCCGTGAAGCCCCAAAGTGCTGTTTCCCCCCTCAAATCCTCCCTTGAGCCCCCAAATTCCTATTTTTCCTCCCCCAAATCCTCCTATGAGCCCCCAGATTCTCATTTCCCCTTTAATTCCCCACTTGAACCCCCAAATTCTGAATTCCCCCCCCAAACACCCCCTATGAACCCCAAATTCTCATTCTTTCCTCAAATCCTCCCTTAAACccacaaattcttttttctcccccccgAGATCCCCCCACGAACCCCCAGTTCCCTTTCAGGcccccttttttccccatttaggACCCCCACTCATTTCCCTTTTAGGACCCCACCCCATTTTTTACTCTCATTTCCCCCAGACCCTGACGTCCTGGACACGTGGTTCTCTTCCGCTCTCTTCCCCTTCGCCGCCCTGGGGTGGCCCGAAGAGGTGAGGACaacatggggacatcatggggacaaCATGGGGACACCCTGTAACCCCCCTACGTCCCCCCCAGACCGCCGATCTGCATCGCTTCTACCCCACAACCCTACTGGAGACAGGCAGCGATCTGCTCTTTTTCTGGGTCGCACGCATGGTGATGTTGGGACAGGAGCTCACCGGGCACCTGCCCTTCTCCCAGGTACCCAAAATATCCCAAATTCTCCCCAAAATGCCCCCTGGGGAGGGGTCGCTGTCCCTATATCCCCCACCCCGTTGCTTCTAGGTGCTGCTGCACTCTCTGGTGCGCGACGCAGCGGGGCGGAAGATGAGCAAATCGCTGGGGAACGTCGTTGACCCCCGGGATGTTATTGGTGGAGCATCACTTCAGGTAGGTCCTACAATAACAAACATCGCTTTGGGCAGACCCTACAATAACAATTTTTGGTTTTGGGGACCCTATAATAACTAACAGATCCTGCACAGACACGATAGTAACGATAATCATTACGATaaccttttgtttttgtagggGTTTCTGCCTCCCCACACCAATTCCTTTGTTATTGTAGGCTCTGCCCTACCCCACATCAGCCCCTTTATTATTGTGAGCTCTCTTCTACCCCACACGACCCTTTTGTTTGTTGTAGGGTCTCCCCCTCCCCACATCAGCCCCTTTGTTACTGTAGGCTCTCCTGTcttgcaggagctgcaggagaagctgCGCCGCACCGTCCTCGACCCGCATGAACTGGCAGTGGCCTCAGAGGGGCAGGTGGGACCCCCACGCCCCCCCCAGACTCCTCTGTGTCACCCCAAACCCTTTGCGTCCCCCCCAAAATTCCGCATCCCCCCCAGAAGCGCCAGTTCCCCCATGGCATCCCCGAATGCGGCACCGACGCCCTCCGCCTTGCGCTGTGCTCCCACAACGCCCACGGTGAGGACTTAAAGAGGGGGGCACGGGGGTCCCCAACGTCCCCCTCCACCCTCCAGCCACCATCCGTTGtctctccttctcccctccctcaacaAAAAAGG
The Meleagris gallopavo isolate NT-WF06-2002-E0010 breed Aviagen turkey brand Nicholas breeding stock unplaced genomic scaffold, Turkey_5.1 ChrUn_random_7180001852996, whole genome shotgun sequence genome window above contains:
- the LOC104915807 gene encoding LOW QUALITY PROTEIN: valine--tRNA ligase, mitochondrial-like (The sequence of the model RefSeq protein was modified relative to this genomic sequence to represent the inferred CDS: inserted 3 bases in 3 codons) — translated: MKSRFWGPLGARRVDLGILGGCGTPTGCLEGSRAVIPPSFLTLLGPCRRRMQGWAVLWVPGTDHAGIATQVVVEKWLWQQRGVRRQDLSRSEFLDEVWAWKERHGDEILRQLRALGASLDWSRCAFTMDPGFSRAVTEAFVRLHRAGLVRRDRRLVNWSCALRSAVADVEVEPRPLVGPTELRVPGCPHAVTFGVLVTFAYPVEGDDGLELPVATTRPETMLGDVAVAVHPMDPRYQHLHGRHLRHPFTGQLLPVVTDPTVEPTRGTGAVKVTPGHSHPDLALARAHGLPLLSVIGDDGTMCPPGGGWLQGVHRFVPPDTGLWVVARSEDEAQDEAARLCHAPPXDIELQQDPDVLDTWFSSALFPFAALGWPEETADLHRFYPTTLLETGSDLLFFWVARMVMLGQELTGHLPFSQVLLHSLVRDAAGRKMSKSLGNVVDPRDVIGGASLQELQEKLRRTVLDPHELAVASEGQKRQFPHGIPECGTDALRLALCSHNAHGDDIRLDVAAVLNQRHFCNKIWNAVKFVLAALGPHFIPRPPEETAPHAPMXRWVLSRLARAVGDFGKRMEALEVHGATAAAQHFWLRSFCDVYLEAVKPSLRRPDPDPTTLQTLLSCAELGLRLLAPLSPFLAEELWHRLPRAPXSAPTLCLAPFPSAAMLARWLCPEVEAEVEAMREVVRTVRALRDVFRLGAARPRVAVRCPAALQDAMLDLSPTLQALAQAGPVELLPQGRGRKGLVDPHSERARLHARSLSLQRRLRALTPGGENPTSSSPHQRQVGALIN